Proteins encoded together in one Buteo buteo chromosome 26, bButBut1.hap1.1, whole genome shotgun sequence window:
- the EMP1 gene encoding epithelial membrane protein 1, giving the protein MLVLLAGIFVVHIATVIMLFVSTIANVWMVGTSSFGTASWGLWLLCNKTCQQLPVGSGGEASLKAAQAFMILSIIFSVIALVMFIVQLFTLEKGKRFYITGAIMLVCWMCILIGVSIYTARFTGSMVPFTRPHHGYCFILAWICFCFSFIISILYLVLRKK; this is encoded by the exons ATGTTGGTGCTACTGGCTGGTATCTTTGTGGTCCACATCGCCACTGTCATCATGCTCTTCGTCTCCACCATTGCCAAC GTGTGGATGGTGGGTACTTCCAGTTTCGGAACGGCCTCATGGGGACTCTGGCTACTGTGCAACAAgacctgccagcagctgccagtCGGCAGTGGTGGTGAGG CTTCCCTCAAAGCCGCGCAAGCCTTTATGATCCTCTCAATCATTTTCTCCGTCATTGCGCTTGTCATGTTCATTGTCCAGCTGTTCACCCTGGAGAAAGGCAAACGTTTCTACATCACCGGAGCCATCATGCTGGTTTGCT GGATGTGCATTCTGATTGGAGTCTCCATTTACACAGCTCGGTTCACAGGCAGCATGGTACCGTTCACACGACCTCACCACGGCTACTGCTTCATATTGGCCTGGATCTGCTTTTGCTTCAGTTTCATCATCAGCATCCTGTACCTTgttcttaggaaaaaataa